Proteins found in one Macaca nemestrina isolate mMacNem1 chromosome 4, mMacNem.hap1, whole genome shotgun sequence genomic segment:
- the LOC139362917 gene encoding ras-associating and dilute domain-containing protein-like, with protein sequence MFYGTHFIMSPPTKSKLKRQSQLLSSMLSRTLTYKYRDLDSTFSSLGASDDPAELSTQLSAPGVLKVFGDSVCTGTHYKSVLATGTSSARELVKEALERYALDPGQAGQYVLCDVVGQAGDAGQRWQAQCFRVFGDSEKPLLIQELWKPREGLSRRFELRKRSDVEELAAKEVDTITAETGVSLLNSCPQAILLRWPPKEGFLLNSPFSPQLSGKSSFVYMAGGWLVFLRGS encoded by the exons ATGTTTTATGGGACGCACTTCATCATGTCCCCGCCCACCAAGAGCAAACTGAAGCGGCAGAGCCAGCTGTTGTCCAGCATGCTGTCCCGGACGCTGACCTACAAGTACCGGGACCTGGACTCCACCTTCTCTAGCCTGGGCGCCAGTGACGATCCCGCCGAGCTCTCCACCCAGCTCTCAGCCCCTGGTGTCCTGAAGGTGTTTGGTGACAGTGTCTGCACAGGAACCCACTACAAGAGTGTCCTGGCCACCGGCACCTCCAGTGCCCGTGAGCTGGTGAAGGAGGCGCTGGAGCGGTACGCCCTGGACCCCGGGCAGGCCGGCCAGTACGTGCTGTGTGACGTGGTGGGCCAAGCCGGCGACGCCGGGCAGCGATGGCAGGCCCAGTGCTTTCGGGTGTTTGGGGACAGTGAGAAGCCCCTCTTGATCCAGGAATTATGGAAACCCCGAGAAGGTTTATCCCGGAGGTTTGAGCTGAGGAAGAGGTCGGACGTGGAGGAGCTGGCAGCCAAGGAGGTGGACACCATCACGGCAG agacaggagtctcgctcttgaactcctgccctcaagcgatcctcctacgttggcctcccaaagaaggTTTCCTCTTGAACTCACCATTTTCACCTCAGCTGTCTGGGAAGTCGTCGTTTGTCTACATGGCAGGAGGCTGGCTGGTGTTCCTCAGAGGCTCCTGA